A single bacterium Unc6 DNA region contains:
- a CDS encoding 5'/3'-nucleotidase SurE → MDRVLLTNDDGINAPGIMAAYKSLKKDFQVIVVAPESEQSAVGHAISISNPLRVRKLNGNISGYAVQGTPADCVKIAVRALLKHKPDVIVSGINQGPNLAMDIIYSGTVSAATESAILGIPSVAVSLVSYQSKDFFVGAEFIRRFVKVVVKNKPPKGTIFNINVPAINKKMIKGVRITKQGKSRYVETFDKRTDPRGKIYYWLAGEMIEFEETQDDDTYAIKNGYISVTPIRFEVTNYQFIKEMERWNLK, encoded by the coding sequence ATGGACAGGGTATTACTGACTAATGACGATGGTATAAATGCTCCAGGAATAATGGCTGCATATAAGAGTTTAAAAAAAGATTTTCAGGTTATTGTTGTTGCTCCTGAATCAGAACAAAGTGCGGTAGGACATGCCATAAGCATATCAAACCCATTAAGGGTAAGAAAACTTAACGGCAATATTTCAGGATATGCTGTCCAGGGAACTCCCGCAGACTGTGTAAAAATAGCAGTAAGAGCTCTTCTAAAACACAAGCCCGATGTGATTGTGTCGGGGATAAACCAGGGGCCAAACCTTGCAATGGATATAATATATTCGGGAACCGTATCTGCTGCAACAGAGTCTGCGATACTTGGTATCCCATCTGTTGCAGTCTCGCTTGTAAGTTATCAGAGCAAAGACTTTTTTGTGGGTGCGGAATTTATAAGAAGGTTTGTAAAGGTTGTTGTGAAAAACAAACCTCCGAAAGGTACAATATTTAATATAAATGTTCCTGCCATAAATAAAAAAATGATAAAAGGTGTTCGAATAACAAAACAGGGCAAGTCAAGGTATGTTGAAACCTTTGATAAAAGGACAGACCCTCGAGGAAAGATATACTACTGGCTTGCTGGTGAAATGATAGAGTTTGAAGAAACACAGGATGATGACACTTATGCAATAAAAAACGGATATATATCAGTAACCCCCATAAGATTTGAAGTTACAAATTATCAATTTATTAAAGAAATGGAAAGGTGGAACCTGAAGTGA
- a CDS encoding riboflavin biosynthesis protein RibF has translation MKIYWNIDRIKKPLQNCAVAIGVFDGVHRGHQKILKTVIKQAQMLKKQSVVLTFYPHPDTIIHMTKHISPLLTSLEHRIRLFAKYNIDTVIILKFTEKLCNKKAEDFIRDIFNNKIKAKIVVVGTDWKFGKNTKGDIKTLKRFGKKLNFDVIGIKPVKVCGENCRSSAIRNLIKSGFLKKADSLLGRRFSIMGDVGHRYGMGKKLGFPTANINIHNEILPPQGVYSAMVRCMPEIKKSSNKYYNLPIYKTQSRAFYAVLSIGTRPTFAKSKKIEVEAHIFNIKKKLYGKTIEIIPIDFIRKQKKYKNEKALIKAISKDVEIVKKISAGVY, from the coding sequence ATGAAAATATATTGGAATATAGATAGAATTAAAAAACCTCTACAAAATTGTGCTGTTGCAATAGGTGTGTTTGATGGTGTGCACAGGGGACATCAGAAAATACTAAAAACGGTCATAAAACAGGCACAGATGCTTAAAAAGCAATCTGTCGTATTAACATTCTACCCTCACCCCGATACCATTATACATATGACTAAACATATTTCACCACTTCTTACCTCGTTAGAACACAGAATAAGGCTTTTTGCAAAATACAACATTGATACAGTTATTATACTGAAATTTACTGAAAAACTTTGTAATAAAAAAGCAGAAGATTTTATAAGAGATATTTTTAATAATAAAATTAAAGCCAAAATAGTTGTTGTGGGGACAGACTGGAAATTCGGTAAAAATACAAAAGGAGATATAAAAACTTTAAAAAGATTTGGAAAAAAATTAAATTTTGATGTTATTGGTATAAAACCTGTTAAGGTTTGCGGGGAAAACTGTAGAAGTTCTGCTATAAGGAACCTTATAAAATCAGGTTTCTTGAAAAAAGCAGACTCTCTTCTTGGTAGAAGGTTTTCAATTATGGGAGATGTAGGGCACAGGTATGGCATGGGGAAAAAATTGGGCTTCCCAACCGCAAACATAAATATTCATAATGAGATTTTACCGCCACAGGGTGTATATAGTGCTATGGTAAGGTGCATGCCGGAAATAAAAAAGTCATCTAATAAATATTACAATCTGCCAATATACAAGACTCAGAGCAGGGCATTTTATGCGGTTTTAAGTATCGGAACAAGACCAACCTTTGCCAAATCCAAAAAAATAGAGGTTGAGGCACATATATTTAATATTAAAAAAAAATTATATGGTAAAACAATTGAGATTATTCCGATTGATTTTATAAGAAAACAAAAAAAATATAAAAACGAGAAGGCGCTTATAAAGGCAATATCAAAGGATGTAGAAATTGTCAAAAAAATAAGTGCAGGAGTTTATTAA